One segment of Tetrapisispora phaffii CBS 4417 chromosome 1, complete genome DNA contains the following:
- the TPHA0A02640 gene encoding uncharacterized protein (similar to Saccharomyces cerevisiae SYP1 (YCR030C); ancestral locus Anc_1.151): MTSDRLRYVDSILSNKAPNEALEILRLRTSEAKLIDKEFYNVMNDYQKIRENYNSQLSQLLKKYENKADLKMVINEKLVSENVLSASELNEYEYFPNVSTDLMNLWKLFLNELKNEYKSNERLNHLINEESLRPLRVFSERDSNWNKSRKLYSSLSAMKENNNNEFSDNWNSKGPYIYELFETIDFDHLANIKSSIIRYQTNYNDYLVNATKHSEKPLSSYSDYDPSKEIDRFASEASNFDFKFISSNNSPSKPMKKRSTFGNLTSRLHSSSTLNYNELMNNEFSDSTNNMSLKNNKKGDSRLKSTMGSIFGRNKNKTTNQNSLNNEKDVRIDTVEEDFNINQAVRSSSRRATTNSIKPEYFKRGSFSSDNIDSAEDLNNRSSSRPHSRMNSTTTDFRKSASKRNSIYNSLKETDDNASPFADQPPVQDENNSQLHSDSSSNSNKISHLSMYQPPLKPLPRTVKTEPILPSFGNMAINSNIVPQQQQQLTNGKSLFSNVSNFNMPHVQSTMTSPFQQPPQAAGVHQPVPDLFSQVTGELQTLDPQTTGPLASMQQGQSVFQHSSDKTVYGLSASIAEVINAKFREGILVESEVIGEIAFSYVPNYHANSIPDYINLRIKNSSNFDKTILNQGYIEKINNEDYKLYPNFIESKTLGGLKYTIKPAEAPIIILPVWNFEIHQASVVLTLKLSPDLSPSVQKLVLEDVTIFVTVDGAETVSALSKPQGTFNKEKKRITWRFTEPLVLHRNSEERLIARFMTNGLGIESTKGISAKFTIRENTHQNIAVGSALIIESKEHDEKNPFGSPWKSIDTTRTLTAGNYIGLSI; this comes from the coding sequence ATGACAAGTGATAGATTGAGATACGTCGACTCGATATTATCTAACAAAGCTCCAAATGAAGCTCTTGAAATTTTACGCTTGAGAACATCTGAGGCAAAGCTAATTGACAAAGAATTTTATAATGTTATGAATGATTACCAAAAGATAAGAGAGAATTATAATTCTCAATTATCACAGCTTCTTAAAAAATACGAGAATAAAGCTGATCTTAAAATGgttattaatgaaaaattagttAGTGAAAATGTTTTAAGTGCTTCAGAACTCaatgaatatgaatattttccaaatgtAAGCACCGATTTAATGAATCTATGGAAATTATTCTtgaatgaattgaaaaatgagTATAAAAGCAACGAAAgattaaatcatttgatCAATGAAGAATCCTTGAGACCTTTAAGAGTTTTTTCTGAAAGGGATTCTAATTGGAATAAGAGCAGAAAATTGTATTCAAGTTTGTCAGcaatgaaagaaaataataacaatgaaTTTTCTGATAACTGGAATTCAAAAGGCCCATATATctatgaattatttgaaactATAGATTTTGACCATTTAGCAAACATCAAATCATCTATTATAAGATACCAAACAAATTATAATGATTATCTAGTAAATGCAACCAAACATAGTGAAAAACCATTGTCATCTTATTCGGATTATGACCCTTCAAAGGAAATCGATAGATTTGCGTCAGAAGCTTCAAactttgattttaaatttatttcgTCAAACAATAGTCCTAGTAAACCCATGAAGAAAAGGAGCACTTTTGGAAATCTAACTTCTAGGTTGCATTCGTCATCAACATTGAACTATAATGAACTAATGAACAACGAATTCTCAGATTCAACAAACAATATGTcgttgaaaaataataagaaagGTGATAGCAGattaaaatcaacaatGGGCTCAATTTTTGGCAGAAATAAGAATAAGACAACTAAtcaaaattcattaaataatgaaaaagacGTGAGAATTGATACTGTGGAAGAAGACTTCAATATTAACCAAGCTGTCAGATCTTCATCAAGACGTGCAAcaacaaattcaataaaaccagaatattttaaaaggGGCTCTTTTAGTAGCGACAATATAGATAGCGCAGAAGATCTAAATAATAGATCAAGTTCTAGACCACACAGCCGGATGAACAGTACTACTACCGATTTCCGTAAGTCGGCAAGTAAACGTaatagtatatataatagCCTAAAAGAAACAGATGATAACGCATCTCCCTTTGCGGACCAACCACCGGTACAggatgaaaataattcacAATTACATTCCGATTCTTCATCTAATAGTAACAAAATTTCTCATCTCTCCATGTATCAACCTCCACTAAAACCACTTCCTAGAACTGTTAAAACGGAGCCAATATTACCAAGCTTTGGTAACATGGcaataaattcaaacatTGTTCctcaacaacaacaacaactaACTAATGGaaaatctttattttcaaatgtatcaaattttaatatgcCTCATGTTCAGTCGACTATGACAAGCCCATTCCAGCAACCACCCCAAGCAGCTGGAGTACACCAACCTGTACCAGACTTATTTTCTCAAGTAACAGGTGAACTTCAGACTTTAGATCCTCAAACAACTGGTCCATTAGCATCTATGCAACAAGGGCAATCTGTTTTTCAACATTCATCTGATAAGACAGTTTATGGTTTGAGTGCAAGTATAGCTGAGGTGATTAATGCCAAGTTTAGAGAAGGAATACTAGTCGAGTCAGAAGTTATTGGTGAAATTGCTTTCAGTTATGTACCTAACTATCATGCGAATAGTATTCCAGATTACATTAATTTAAGAATTAAGAATTCCTCgaattttgataaaactATATTAAATCAAGGATACATcgaaaaaattaacaacGAGGACTATAAACTATATCCAAACTTTATAGAATCAAAAACATTAGGTGGATTGAAGTATACGATCAAACCTGCCGAAGCAccaattataatattaccTGTTTGGAATTTTGAAATACATCAAGCGAGTGTAGTGTTAACCTTAAAGTTGTCTCCAGACCTATCACCAAGTGTTCAAAAATTAGTATTAGAGGATGTCACAATATTTGTAACAGTAGATGGTGCAGAAACTGTTTCTGCGTTATCAAAACCACAGGGGACATTcaataaagaaaagaaaagaatcACTTGGAGATTCACAGAGCCATTAGTTTTACACAGAAATTCGGAAGAAAGGTTAATTGCCAGATTTATGACTAATGGGTTAGGTATAGAATCAACCAAAGGAATATCTGCTAAGTTTACTATTCGTGAAAATACTCATCAAAATATTGCAGTCGGCAGCGCTCTAATAATTGAGTCAAAAGAACATGATGAAAAGAACCCATTTGGTAGTCCATGGAAGAGTATTGATACTACAAGAACATTGACCGCAGGAAACTATATAGGTTTATctatttga